In one window of Shewanella goraebulensis DNA:
- a CDS encoding CvpA family protein, which yields MVWIDYAILIVIGLSTVISLIRGFAKEAMSLVVWFAAFFIASQFYQDLAVHLTQMSDETMRNGVAIAILFVASLILGALVNYLLGQLVSKTGLSGTDRVLGLCFGALRGALIVSAILFFLDAFTGSPSQDWWKESELVPQFGVVIQWFFDYLENTSSFVPKI from the coding sequence ATGGTTTGGATTGATTACGCTATTCTCATCGTCATCGGCTTATCAACTGTCATCAGTTTGATCCGCGGATTTGCCAAAGAAGCCATGTCTTTAGTGGTATGGTTCGCTGCCTTCTTTATTGCCAGCCAATTTTATCAAGACTTAGCCGTTCATTTAACGCAAATGAGCGACGAAACCATGCGCAACGGTGTTGCCATTGCCATCTTGTTTGTCGCCTCGCTTATCTTAGGCGCATTAGTAAACTACTTATTAGGTCAACTGGTTTCTAAAACTGGTTTATCAGGTACCGATCGAGTTTTAGGCTTGTGTTTCGGTGCACTGCGCGGGGCATTAATTGTCAGCGCAATCTTATTTTTTCTGGATGCTTTTACCGGTTCGCCAAGTCAAGACTGGTGGAAAGAGTCAGAACTTGTACCCCAATTTGGTGTGGTGATTCAGTGGTTTTTTGACTACTTGGAAAACACATCTAGCTTTGTACCCAAAATATAA